The Leifsonia sp. ZF2019 DNA segment CCATGGCGCCGGAGATGGCGATGTCGATGCCCGCGAGCGAGACCTTCCGCTTGTCGGCGGCCTGGACGAGGCGGTCGTAGATCGGCGGGACGGCCGGGAGGAACGTGGCCGGGCGCTTCTTGACGACATCGAGCACCAGGTCCGGGTCGAACTTCGGGAAGAGCACCAGCCGGGCGCCCATGCTCATCGCGAAGGTGAGGCACAGGGTGAGCCCGTAGGCGTGGAACAGGGGGAGGACCGCGTACACCACGGATCGACCGCGCTCGACGGCGGGGACCCAGGCGCGGGCCTGCGCCGCGTTGACCGTGAGGTTGGCGTGCGAGAGCATCGCGCCCTTCGGCAGCCCGGTCGTCCCGCTGGTGTACTGGATGAGCGCGAGATCGTCCGCCTGCGGCCGCGGCGACGAGGCCTTCAGCTTGCGGCCGGAGAGCAGCTGCTCCCAGGTGACCGTGCCCGAGACCTTGGTCGTCAGAGCCTCCCGGGCCTCGCGGGCCTTACGGACGGGGAGACGCAGGGCGAACCGCTTGCCCGCCGGCATCGCCGTCGTCATGTCGACCGAGATCACGGTGCTGACGCCGAGGTCGGCGGGGAGGTCCTGCACCGTCGCGGCGACCTTGTCCCAGACGATGGCGACGGTCGCGCCGTGGTCCTCGAACTGGTGGCGGAGTTCGCGCGGAGTGTAGAGCGGGTTGTGCTCGATCACAACGGCGCCCAGCCGCAGCGCGGCGTAGAAGGCGACGACGTGCTGCGGGCAGTTCGGCAGCACGAGCGCTACGCGGTCGCCCTTGCGGACGCCGCGCTTGCGGAGACCCTCGGCGGCGCGCGCGATCTGCTCGCCGAGCTCGGCGTACGTCGTGGTCGCGCCGAAGAACTCGAGAGCCACGTGGCTGCCGTAGGTCTTCACGGACTCGTCGATCAGGTGGGCGAGGGAACCGGCGGGGACGTCGACGTCGGCCGGGACGCCGGGCGCGTAGCTCGCGACCCAGGGGCGTTCGCTGTAGATGCTCACGCGCGCAAGCCTACGCGGGCGCGGCGAGGGCCCGTACGGCATCGTCCAGCGGGGTGTCGCCCGAGACGACCTCCCACACCTTCCCGATCGTGCCGGGCTCGGCGAGGCAGGCGGCGATGAGCCGGGCGACGTCCTCGCGTGGGATGCTGCCGCGCTCGACGGACTCGCCGAGCGTCACCCGGCCCGTGCCCTCGTCGAACGTGAGCGCGCCGGGTCGCAGGATGGTCCACTCGAGCCCCGAGCGCCGCAGTGC contains these protein-coding regions:
- a CDS encoding long-chain-fatty-acid--CoA ligase, producing the protein MPYGPSPRPRRLARVSIYSERPWVASYAPGVPADVDVPAGSLAHLIDESVKTYGSHVALEFFGATTTYAELGEQIARAAEGLRKRGVRKGDRVALVLPNCPQHVVAFYAALRLGAVVIEHNPLYTPRELRHQFEDHGATVAIVWDKVAATVQDLPADLGVSTVISVDMTTAMPAGKRFALRLPVRKAREAREALTTKVSGTVTWEQLLSGRKLKASSPRPQADDLALIQYTSGTTGLPKGAMLSHANLTVNAAQARAWVPAVERGRSVVYAVLPLFHAYGLTLCLTFAMSMGARLVLFPKFDPDLVLDVVKKRPATFLPAVPPIYDRLVQAADKRKVSLAGIDIAISGAMALPQDVVGEWEKRTGGYLVEGYGLSECSPVLMANPVSDGRKAGTVGLPLSSTELRIADPEDPQTDRAFGEEGELLARGPQVFSGYWRKPDETAKVLTADGWFRTGDIATMDEDGFVRIVDRIKELIISGGFNIAPTEVEDALRSFEGVADVAVVGLPDAHSGEKVVAAVVMEPGASFDEAAIRAYARDTLTAYKVPKSVVQVDDLPRSIVGKVIRRAVREQLLG